In Cyprinus carpio isolate SPL01 chromosome B7, ASM1834038v1, whole genome shotgun sequence, a genomic segment contains:
- the LOC109049218 gene encoding high mobility group protein B3-like produces the protein MAKGDPRKPKGKMSSYAYFVQTCREEHKKKSPEIPVSFSEFSKRCSARWKAMSIKEKSRFDDMAKQDKVRYDQEMMHYMPEGKKGKKKDPNAPKRPPSGFFLFCSEHRPQIKAQYPSLGIGDVAKKLGEMWNSLTDGTKQPYLIKANKLKDKYQKDVADYKTKGKVGAVSMGMGMMGNCMAPKPMMKSNMDDEEDDEEEEDEEEDDDEYDDDE, from the exons ATGGCAAAAGGAGACCCAAGGAAGCCCAAGGGCAAGATGTCTTCTTATGCCTACTTTGTTCAGACATGCAGAGAGGAGCACAAGAAGAAAAGCCCAGAGATTCCAGTCAGCTTTTCAGAATTCTCCAAAAGATGCTCTGCAAGATGGAAG GCGATGTCCATTAAAGAGAAATCCAGGTTTGATGACATGGCCAAACAGGATAAGGTGCGTTATGATCAAGAGATGATGCACTACATGCCTGAAGGCAAGAAAGGCAAAAAGAAGGATCCCAACGCACCCAAGAGACCACC CTCTGGATTTTTCCTGTTCTGCTCGGAACATCGTCCACAAATCAAGGCTCAGTATCCAAGCTTGGGTATCGGAGATGTGGCTAAAAAACTCGGCGAGATGTGGAACAGCCTCACAGATGGAACCAAACAGCCCTATCTGATCAAGGCCAACAAGCTGAAGGACAAGTATCAAAAG GATGTTGCGGACTACAAGACGAAGGGCAAGGTTGGGGCGGTGTCCATGGGTATGGGAATGATGGGGAATTGTATGGCTCCAAAACCCATGATGAAGAGCAATATggatgatgaagaggatgatgaggaggaggaagacgaagaagaagatgatgatgaatatGATGACGATGAATAG